A stretch of the Lolium perenne isolate Kyuss_39 chromosome 3, Kyuss_2.0, whole genome shotgun sequence genome encodes the following:
- the LOC127321863 gene encoding uncharacterized protein, which yields MARSFALENKRENNILPRRRRRRRPRRSSARRTPPPTESSIPSLQSAARANLLRLPCIPPLLPRSSSYAAGPLQLRRPSVEKDEDLRTVAAGPEAPNDLLQTARTRRPPPRPPATGHIRDLLLLKAGDAPNLLHPSSSGQACLVEKKCGPVAARRTPPPWPLRRSLSSCTPQSPPVSSSLVITTSSSRSTEMRWILTMKNNRKMKRKRKSFQVSRKWVCCLLPQG from the exons ATGGCACGGAGTTTTGCTTTGGAAAACAAAAGAGAGAACAATATcctgccccgccgccgccgccgccgccgtccccgtcGCTCGTCAGCCCGCCGGACTCCACCCCCCACCGAATCATCCATCCCGAGCCTCCAATCGGCCGCGCGCGCGAACCTTCTTCGCCTCCCCTGCATCCCGCCCCTTCTTCCCCGATCCTCCTCCTACGCGGCCGGTCCGCTCCAGCTCAGGCGGCCATCCGTGGAGAAGGACGAGGACCTCCGAACGGTAGCTGCAGGCCCAGAAGCTCCCAACGACCTCCTGCAGACGGCGCGCACCCGGAGACCACCTCCACGACCCCCTGCAACCGGCCATATACGCGACCTGCTGCTGCTCAAGGCCGGCGACGCCCCCAACCTGCTGCACCCGTCGAG CTCGGGTCAAGCTTGCCTGGTCGAGAAGAAGTGCGGGCCTGTCGCTGCTCGCCGGACACCGCCTCCATGGCCATTGAGAAGGAGTTTGAGCTCTTGCACACCTCAGAGTCCTCCTGTATCTTCTTCTCTGGTTATTACAACTTCTTCCAGCCGGTCGACGGAGATGAGATGGATTTTGACTATGAAGAATAATCGAAAG ATGAAGAGGAAGAGAAAATCATTCCAAGTAAGCAGGAAATGGGTCTGCTGCCTCCTGCCACAG GGCTAA